From one Pedobacter faecalis genomic stretch:
- a CDS encoding DUF3857 domain-containing protein, producing MKPSKRLTVCLLLSACCAAFGQKAIKSKSFKFGNVDPKEFATTVSGQDSAASAVVLFDVGSGSFEFKPNGRLMYVFDRHTRFKILNKEGYSYGNLELPFYQTGGTGTSLRNMEAATYNLGEDGKMVVSTIDKDAKFTERTDKNSTIRKFALPNVKEGSIIEYKYRIVSDFLFTLRPWYFQRTIPTLYSQYDVTIPKAYRYRVNGGGYIYLNPAQEYVLKNFYFDGGQENVDCLHMHYHADSVPGLKTEPFITTIEDHVSKVEFELASITIPGRAYEDYSGSWPKVVKVLKDDENFGRFIDRRSFAKALFKEGLKISGNKDTAMVEVFNYVKSNMKWNEETRLFSSQTNPKVVFDKKTGTSADINLLLLALLKEAGIESYPVLLSTRSNGTHPGLPMLSGFDNVIVAAQTNGKRVFLDATDRNHAPGLVSFENLNHQGLKVDLDNETSEWISVDDEKMSRSNITYNLKLDESGKLLGGKLYLSSSQYAGLRHRNRFISAGSQDEYLKGYRADRPGMGIANYEITNLDKPGEPLLESMDVRIEDNVEEAGEIAYFLPLLFEQTKENPFKLEERKFPVDFAYPNEENYRIMVELPEGYQIQTMPKNEKVSLPDDVASFTFMCAMEGKVLTILSKIAIKKPVFTHEEYHGLKELFKNIVRKQAEQIVLKKI from the coding sequence ATGAAACCATCTAAACGTCTCACGGTATGCTTGCTGCTATCTGCTTGCTGCGCTGCTTTTGGTCAAAAGGCCATAAAATCAAAATCATTTAAATTCGGGAACGTTGACCCCAAAGAATTTGCTACCACAGTTTCTGGTCAGGATTCGGCAGCATCGGCTGTTGTTTTGTTTGATGTGGGGAGTGGCTCTTTCGAGTTTAAGCCGAACGGTCGGCTGATGTACGTTTTCGACCGGCATACCCGGTTTAAGATTCTAAATAAGGAGGGGTATAGTTACGGAAACCTGGAGCTCCCGTTTTACCAGACCGGGGGTACTGGCACGTCTCTGCGAAATATGGAGGCGGCAACATATAACCTGGGCGAGGATGGTAAAATGGTGGTTTCAACAATTGATAAAGACGCGAAGTTTACAGAAAGGACAGATAAAAACTCGACGATAAGAAAGTTTGCCTTGCCTAATGTGAAAGAGGGCTCCATCATAGAATATAAGTACAGGATTGTTTCTGATTTCCTTTTTACGCTCAGACCCTGGTATTTTCAACGAACTATTCCGACGCTGTATTCGCAATACGATGTTACCATCCCAAAGGCTTACAGGTACAGGGTGAATGGTGGGGGGTATATTTATCTTAACCCTGCCCAGGAATATGTGTTGAAAAATTTTTATTTCGATGGCGGACAGGAGAATGTCGACTGTCTCCATATGCATTATCACGCCGACAGTGTGCCCGGACTTAAGACTGAGCCTTTTATCACGACCATAGAGGATCATGTAAGTAAAGTGGAGTTTGAACTGGCTTCTATTACGATTCCGGGGCGGGCTTACGAGGATTATTCGGGTTCCTGGCCAAAGGTTGTTAAAGTTTTGAAAGATGACGAGAATTTCGGCCGTTTTATCGATAGGCGCTCTTTCGCCAAGGCCCTGTTTAAAGAAGGACTGAAGATCAGCGGTAATAAGGACACTGCAATGGTGGAGGTTTTTAACTACGTTAAATCCAACATGAAGTGGAATGAGGAAACGCGGCTGTTTAGTTCTCAGACCAACCCTAAGGTGGTATTCGATAAAAAAACAGGGACTTCGGCCGATATTAATCTGTTATTGCTCGCACTTCTTAAAGAGGCTGGAATTGAGAGTTATCCCGTTTTGCTGAGCACACGCAGCAACGGAACGCATCCGGGACTGCCTATGCTTAGCGGTTTTGATAATGTGATTGTTGCCGCTCAAACCAATGGGAAACGTGTGTTTCTGGATGCCACCGACAGGAATCATGCGCCTGGATTGGTCTCTTTTGAGAACCTGAACCATCAGGGATTGAAAGTGGATCTCGACAATGAGACTTCTGAGTGGATTTCTGTAGATGACGAAAAAATGAGCAGGAGCAACATTACCTATAATCTTAAACTTGATGAAAGCGGGAAATTGCTAGGCGGTAAGCTCTACCTCTCGTCGAGTCAGTATGCGGGCTTGAGGCACCGAAACAGGTTTATTTCAGCGGGCAGTCAGGATGAATATCTGAAGGGATACCGGGCAGACAGGCCAGGCATGGGTATTGCAAACTATGAGATCACGAATCTGGACAAGCCGGGGGAGCCGCTTTTGGAAAGTATGGATGTCCGCATTGAAGACAATGTGGAGGAGGCTGGGGAAATAGCTTATTTTTTACCTCTGCTGTTTGAGCAAACAAAAGAAAACCCCTTTAAGCTGGAAGAGCGGAAGTTTCCGGTCGACTTTGCTTACCCTAATGAGGAAAATTACCGTATCATGGTGGAACTTCCTGAGGGCTATCAGATTCAAACGATGCCTAAGAATGAAAAGGTATCGCTTCCGGACGACGTTGCTTCATTTACATTTATGTGTGCTATGGAGGGTAAAGTGCTTACAATCTTGAGTAAGATAGCCATTAAAAAGCCCGTATTTACGCATGAAGAGTATCATGGGTTAAAGGAATTGTTTAAGAATATCGTCCGTAAGCAGGCGGAGCAGATTGTGTTAAAGAAAATATGA